A DNA window from Setaria viridis chromosome 2, Setaria_viridis_v4.0, whole genome shotgun sequence contains the following coding sequences:
- the LOC117843025 gene encoding UDP-glucosyltransferase UGT13248 encodes MAASDKSSIHVLLLSYPSQGHINPLLQLGKRLAAHRGVRCTLAATRFVLGQSREPQTGTVHVAAYSDGCDTGGYDEAGDPQEYLARLESAGSASLDELLRAESARGQPVRAVVYDSFLLWAPRVARLHGAACAAFFTQACAVNVAYAHAWAGRMDLPVAPGGKAVPELPGLPTGLEPADFPTFLTEPDGGCRAYLDLVLQQCQGYEVADHVLVNSFYDLEIEEAEYMASRWCAKTVGPTVPSAYLDNRLPDDVSHGFHLYTPMTEESKAWLDARPDHSVVYVSFGSLAAPGAGQMAEVAEGLYNSGKDFLWVVRASETSKIPQGFSDKVKGRGLLVTWSPQLEVLAHPAVGCFVTHCGWNSTMEALGIGVPMVAMPQWSDQPTNAKYIEDVWRVGVKLQPDGKGVVRKEEVERCVRQVMEGESSEEYRKNATGWSQKAKKAMSEGGSSDSNIVEFLSKIRLK; translated from the exons ATGGCGGCCTCCGACAAGAGCAGCATCCACGTGCTCCTCCTTTCCTACCCGTCCCAGGGCCACATAAACCCGCTCCTCCAGCTCGGCAAGCGGCTCGCCGCCCACCGCGGCGTGCGCTGCACCCTCGCCGCGACCCGGTTCGTCCTCGGCCAGAGCAGGGAGCCGCAGACCGGCACCGTCCACGTCGCCGCCTACTCCGACGGCTGCGACACGGGCGGCTACGACGAGGCCGGCGACCCGCAGGAGTACCTCGCGCGGCTCGAGTCGGCTGGGTCGGCGTCGCTGGACGAGCTCCTCCGCGCCGAGTCCGCCCGGGGCCAGCCCGTGCGCGCCGTGGTGTACGACTCGTTCCTGCTCTGGGCTCCGCGCGTGGCGCGCCTGCACGGCGCGGCGTGCGCGGCCTTCTTCACGCAGGCGTGCGCGGTGAACGTGGCGTACGCCCACGCGTGGGCCGGCCGGATGGACCTACCGGTGGCGCCGGGCGGCAAGGCGGTGCCGGAGCTGCCCGGCCTGCCGACGGGACTCGAGCCGGCCGATTTCCCGACGTTCCTCACGGAGCCGGACGGCGGCTGCCGCGCCTACCTTGACCTGGTGCTGCAGCAGTGCCAGGGGTACGAGGTGGCAGACCACGTCCTCGTCAACTCGTTCTATGACCTGGAGATCGAG GAAGCTGAGTACATGGCGTCGCGATGGTGTGCCAAGACGGTCGGACCAACCGTGCCGTCGGCGTACCTCGACAACCGCCTCCCCGACGACGTGTCGCACGGGTTCCACCTCTACACTCCGATGACGGAGGAAAGCAAGGCCTGGCTCGACGCGAGGCCTGACCACTCCGTCGTGTACGTCTCCTTCGGCAGCCTCGCCGCGCCCGGTGCAGGCCAAATGGCCGAGGTGGCGGAGGGGCTCTACAACAGTGGCAAGGATTTCCTGTGGGTTGTCAGGGCCTCGGAGACTTCCAAGATACCTCAGGGTTTCTCTGACAAGgtgaaggggagggggctccTCGTTACATGGAGCCCGCAATTAGAGGTCCTAGCACACCCTGCGGTTGGATGCTTCGTGACGCACTGTGGGTGGAACTCGACTATGGAGGCACTAGGCATTGGCGTGCCGATGGTAGCAATGCCACAATGGTCGGATCAGCCGACAAACGCCAAGTACATTGAGGATGTTTGGCGGGTTGGCGTGAAGTTGCAACCAGATGGGAAAGGTGTAGTGAGGAAGGAGGAAGTTGAGAGGTGTGTGAGGCAGGTGATGGAAGGAGAAAGTAGCGAGGAATACAGGAAGAATGCTACAGGTTGGAGCCAGAAGGCGAAAAAGGCCATGAGTGAAGGTGGCAGCTCGGACAGCAACATCGTGGAGTTCCTCAGCAAAATCCGATTGAAGTGA
- the LOC117843024 gene encoding protein unc-13 homolog — protein sequence MDEENVVELLQRYRRDRQVLLNYILSGNLIKKVVMPPGAISLDDVDIDQVSVDYVLNCAKKGEPLDLGDAIRLFHDSLDYPYVNNTGAVEEFYLLTKPEYSGPAPTREPPPVPATTPSPVVIPPPVVESAPVTVSSPVATTNLTKSQSFDSPSEKELTLDDIEDFEDDEDEFDSRRASRRHQTDASDLSLRLPLFETGITDDDLRETAYEILVAAAGASGGLIVPQKEKKKEKRHRLMRKLGRSKSESVDAHTQRQPGLVGLLETMRAQLEITESMDIRTRQGLLNAMAGKVGKRMDNLLIPLELLCCISRAEFSDMKAYLRWQKRQLNMLEEGLINHPVVGFGELGRKVNELRNLFRKIEESESLPPSAAEVQRTECLRSLREVATSLSERPARGDLTGEVCHWADGYHLNVALYEKMLGSVFDILDEGKLTEEVEEILELLKSTWRILGITETVHDTCYAWVLFRQFVFTGEQGLLKVVIDHLRKIPLKEQRGPQERLHLKSLRSSVDAEGSYQDFTFFQSFLSPIQKWVDKKLNDYHLHFSEGPSLMADVVTVAMLTRRILGEENDKALESPDRDQIDRYITSSVKSAFLKMAHSVEFKADTTHEPVLASLAEETKKLLKKDTTIFMPVLSKWHPQAAVVSASLIHKLYGNKLRPFLDHAEHLTEDVVSVFPAADALEQYIMSVMASVAGEDGLDSICRQKIAPYQIESKSGTLVLRWVNGQLERIETWVKRAADQEVWDPISPQQRHGSSIVEVYRIIEETTDQFFAFKVPMRDGELNSLCRGLDKAFQVYTQLVTAPLVDIEDLAPPVPVLTRYKKELGIKAFVKKEVQEVKTVDERKAAEITQLTMPKLCVRLNSLYYGISQLSKLEDSINERWARKKTENINIRRSTSEKSKSAVPNQKNQFDGSRREINSAIDRLCEFTGTKVIFWDLQQPFIDNIYRNSVQQARLDSIMEVLDMVLNQLCDVIVEQLRDRVVTGLLQASLDGLLRVILNGGSTRVFSPNDAPYLEEDLETLKEFFISGGDGLPRGTVENLVSRVRPVINLIKQETRVLIDDLREVTQGGKSKFGTDSKTLLRVLCHRNDSEASHYVKKQFKIPSSAPNT from the exons ATGGACGA AGAAAATGTTGTTGAGCTGTTGCAACGTTATCGCCGTGACCGCCAAGTATTACTCAACTACATTCTTTCAGGCAACTTGATCAAGAAAGTTGTAATGCCACCTGGTGCAATCTCTTTGGATGATGTAGATATAGATCAAGTCAGTGTTGATTATGTCCTCAATTGTGCTAAGAAAG GTGAACCTCTTGATCTTGGAGACGCCATCCGCCTTTTTCACGATAGCCTTGACTATCCATATGTG AATAACACTGGAGCTGTAGAAGAGTTTTATTTGCTTACAAAACCAGAATATTCAGGACCAGCACCAACAAGAGAACCACCCCCTGTCCCAGCCACCACACCATCCCCAGTTGTGATACCACCACCAGTTGTGGAATCAGCACCAGTTACTGTGTCATCACCTGTCGCCACTACTAACTTAACAAAGTCACAATCATTTGATTCTCCAAGCGAGAAGGAATTGACCCTAGATGACATTGAAGACTTcgaggatgatgaggatgaaTTTGATAGCCGAAGGGCTTCTAGAAGACATCAAACTGATGCTAGTGATTTATCACTGCGGCTACCACTATTTGAAACAG GTATCACGGATGATGATCTTCGTGAGACAGCATATGAGAtccttgttgctgctgctggagcttCAGG GGGGCTTATTGTtcctcaaaaagaaaagaaaaaagagaagaggcaCAGATTAATGAGGAAACTCGGTCGTAGTAAGAGTGAAAGTGTTGATGCCCACACTCAGCGGCAACCTGGTTTAGTTGGTTTGCTTGAAACCATGCGAGCCCAACTTGAG ATAACAGAGTCCATGGATATTCGAACTAGACAAGGATTACTCAATGCTATGGCTGGCAAAGTTGGAAAACGGATGGACAATCTTTTGATTCCGTTGGAACTATTGTGCTGCATATCCAGAGCTGAATTTTCCGACATGAAAGCATACCTTCGTTGGCAGAAGAGACAG TTAAACATGCTGGAGGAAGGCCTTATAAATCATCCAGTTGTTGGATTTGGGGAGTTAGGTCGAAAAGTCAATGAGCTACGGAACCTTTTTAGAAAGATTGAAGAATCTGAG TCCCTGCCACCATCTGCTGCGGAGGTTCAACGTACAGAGTGCTTAAGATCACTGAGAGAAGTTGCCACTTCTCTATCTGAAAGGCCTGCTCGGGGTGATCTTACTGGCGAGGTTTGTCACTGGGCTGATGGATACCATCTGAATGTAGCATTATATGAGAAGATGCTCGGCAGTGTTTTTGACATCTTGGATGAGGGAAAACTTACAGAG GAGGTGGAAGAAATCCTTGAGCTCTTGAAGTCAACGTGGCGAATACTAGGAATCACAGAGACGGTTCATGATACATGCTATGCATGGGTATTATTTCGACAG TTTGTTTTTACAGGAGAGCAAGGACTTCTGAAAGTTGTGATTGACCATTTGAGGAAGATACCTTTGAAAGAGCAGCGTGGTCCGCAGGAAAGATTACACTTGAAAAGCTTACGTAGTTCTGTTGATGCTGAGGGTAGCTATCAAGACTTCACATTTTTCCAGTCCTTCCTGTCGCCAATTCAGAAATGGGTGGACAAGAAACTAAACGATTATCATCTACACTTCTCAGAG GGTCCCAGCTTAATGGCCGATGTTGTGACAGTGGCAATGCTTACGAGGCGGATCCTTGGTGAAGAAAATGACAAG GCATTGGAGTCTCCTGACAGAGATCAGATCGACCGTTACATCACTTCTTCAGTCAAAAGTGCTTTCTTGAAG ATGGCACATTCTGTAGAGTTTAAAGCGGACACAACACATGAACCTGTTTTAGCGTCTCTAGCCGAGGAGACAAAGAAGCTTCTGAAGAAAGATACAACCATTTTTATGCCTGTTTTGTCAAAGTGGCATCCACAGGCAGCAGTTGTTTCTGCTTCCCTCATCCATAAGCTTTATGGAAATAAATTG AGACCATTCCTTGATCATGCTGAGCATCTTACTGAGGACGTGGTTTCTGTATTCCCTGCGGCTGATGCTTTGGAGCAATACATAATGTCTGTGATGGCTTCTGTTGCTGGAGAAGATGGTTTGGATAGCATATGCAGGCAAAAGATAGCTCCATATCAG ATTGAAAGTAAATCTGGAACTCTAGTTTTGCGCTGGGTGAATGGGCAACTTGAGAGAATTGAAACTTGGGTTAAAAGGGCTGCTGATCAAGAG GTTTGGGACCCTATATCCCCTCAACAACGCCATGGCAGTTCTATTGTAGAAGTTTATAGAATCATAGAAGAG ACTACAGATCAGTTTTTTGCCTTTAAGGTGCCCATGCGAGATGGAGAATTAAATAGTCTCTGCCGTGGTCTTGACAAGGCATTCCAAGTTTATACACAGCTTGTTACTGCACCCCTAG TTGATATAGAAGATTTAGCTCCACCTGTTCCTGTTCTTACTCGATATAAAAAGGAGCTTGGAATCAAGGCTTTTGTAAAGAAGGAGGTCCAAGAAGTTAAAACAGTTGATGAAAGGAAAGCAGCTGAAATTACTCAGCTTACAATGCCAAAGCTTTGCGTACGGCTTAACAGTCTATAT TATGGTATCAGCCAGTTGAGTAAATTGGAGGACAGCATTAATGAGAGGTGGGCTCGGAAGAAAACTGAAAACATTAATATCA GACGATCAACAAGTGAAAAATCAAAGAGTGCTGTCCCCAATCAGAAAAATCAATTTGATGGCAGTAGAAGAGAAATCAATAGCGCTATTGATCGCTTGTGTGAATTTACTG GGACGAAAGTTATATTCTGGGACCTGCAGCAGCCATTTATTGACAATATATACAGAAACAGTGTTCAGCAAGCTCGATTGGACTCCATAATGGAAGTGCTTGATATG GTCCTTAATCAACTTTGTGATGTCATTGTGGAGCAACTGAGGGATCGTGTGGTTACGGGGCTTTTGCAAGCGTCCCTG GATGGCCTACTTCGTGTGATACTGAATGGAGGTTCTACACGTGTTTTCTCTCCAAATGATGCACCTTATTTGGAGGAAGATCTTGAAACTCTGAAG GAATTTTTCATATCTGGTGGAGATGGACTGCCTCGGGGAACTGTTGAGAACTTGGTCTCGCGTGTACGGCCTGTAATAAATTTGATCAAGCAAGAG ACACGTGTGCTCATTGATGACCTACGAGAAGTTACTCAAGGGGGCAAAAGCAAATTCGGAACAGACTCCAAAACTCTGCTTAGGGTCCTGTGTCATAGAAATGATTCAGAGGCCTCACATTATGTAAAGAAGCAATTCAAGATACCAAGTTCAGCTCCGAACACCTGA
- the LOC117842276 gene encoding uncharacterized protein, whose product MEKQSSTRHGPLEKLKSFRGIEKQRSFKFLSMEKQQSFKRNKDSPGKRGDTELHLAARAGNVAHVQKILAECDPELVAELAARPNQDGETALYVSAEKGHIEVVCEILKACDVQSAGIKASNSFDAFHIAAKQGHLDVLKELLQAFPALAMTTNSVNATALDTAATQGHIDIVNLLLETDASLARIARNNGKTVLHSAARMGHVEVVTALLNKDPGIGFRTDKKGQTALHMASKGQNAEILLELLKPDVSVIHVEDSKGNRPLHVATRKGNTIMVQTLISVEGIEINAVNRAGETAFAIAEKQGNEELINILKEVGGVTAKEQVNPPNPAKQLKQTVSDIRHDVQSQIKQTRQTKMQFQKIKKRIQKLHIGGLNNAINSNTVVAVLIATVAFAAIFQLPGNFLESMPPQPDPNLTLGQALIASDPAFIIFLVFDALALFISLAVVVVQTSLIVVEQKAKKKMVFVINKLMWLACLCISAAFIALTYVVVGRDDEWLAWCTMAIGTVIMVATLGSMCYCIVTHRMEEKSMRKIRRTSTSQSWSISIDSETELMNSEYKKMYAL is encoded by the exons ATGGAGAAGCAATCCAGCACCCGACATGGCCCGCTAGAAAAACTGAAGAGCTTCCGGGGGATAGAGAAGCAGAGAAGCTTCAAGTTCTTGTCCATGGAGAAGCAGCAGAGCTTCAAAAGGAACAAGGACAGCCCTGGGAAGCGGGGTGACACCGAACTCCACCTCGCAGCGAGGGCTGGCAACGTTGCCCATGTCCAGAAGATCCTTGCAGAGTGCGACCCAGAGCTCGTGGCGGAGTTAGCTGCCCGCCCAAATCAGGACGGTGAGACTGCGCTGTATGTGTCTGCTGAAAAGGGGCATATTGAGGTTGTGTGTGAGATTTTGaaggcttgtgatgtgcagtcAGCAGGGATCAAGGCCAGCAACAGCTTCGATGCATTCCATATTGCAGCAAAGCAGGGCCATCTGG ATGTCTTGAAGGAGCTGCTGCAAGCCTTTCCTGCATTAGCTATGACAACAAATTCTGTAAATGCCACCGCTTTGGACACTGCTGCAACTCAGGGGCACATCGATATTGTTAATCTTTTGCTAGAAACAGATGCAAGCCTTGCTAGGATTGCAAGAAATAATGGCAAGACAGTTTTGCATTCAGCAGCAAGAATGGGCCATGTGGAGGTGGTCACTGCACTATTAAATAAGGATCCAGGGATTGGTTTCAGAACAGATAAGAAGGGACAGACAGCACTACACATGGCTTCAAAAGGCCAAAATGCGGAAATTCTGCTCGAGTTGTTGAAACCTGATGTCTCAGTTATCCATGTGGAAGACAGCAAGGGGAATAGACCATTGCATGTTGCAACTCGGAAGGGAAACACCATT ATGGTTCAGACCCTAATATCAGTTGAAGGGATTGAAATCAATGCGGTTAATAGAGCTGGAGAGACTGCTTTTGCTATTGCAGAGAAACAGGGTAATGAAGAGCTCATTAACATCCTGAAAGAGGTTGGTGGTGTAACTGCAAAAGAGCAAGTAAATCCTCCTAATCCAGCCAAGCAGCTTAAGCAGACAGTCAGCGATATCAGGCATGACGTTCAATCACAGATCAAGCAAACACGCCAGACCAAGATGcaattccaaaaaataaagaagagaATTCAAAAGCTCCACATTGGCGGGCTAAACAATGCCATCAACTCCAATActgtagttgcagtgcttattGCTACCGTTGCCTTTGCTGCCATATTCCAGCTCCCTGGTAATTTTCTGGAGTCGATGCCTCCACAACCTGATCCGAACTTGACCTTGGGGCAAGCATTGATAGCCAGTGATCCAGCCTTTATAATCTTCTTGGTCTTTGATGCCTTGGCTCTCTTCATCTCCCTTGCTGTTGTCGTTGTCCAGACCTCTCTAATTGTCGTCGAACagaaggcaaagaagaagaTGGTCTTTGTGATAAACAAGTTGATGTGGCTCGCATGCCTGTGCATCTCAGCAGCCTTCATAGCACTGACCTACGTTGTCGTGGGCCGAGATGACGAGTGGTTGGCTTGGTGTACGATGGCGATCGGCACTGTCATCATGGTGGCCACTCTCGGTTCCATGTGCTATTGCATTGTTACTCACAGGATGGAAGAGAAGAGCATGAGGAAGATCAGGAGGACCTCCACAAGCCAGTCATGGTCCATATCGATTGACTCAGAAACGGAGCTGATGAACAGCGAATATAAGAAGATGTACGCCCTCTAG